In Azospirillaceae bacterium, a genomic segment contains:
- a CDS encoding alpha/beta fold hydrolase: MQTLRNTLRRPHHPLPPGQALVFPMDDGTGDSLAGALHRPAAAVSGRPLLLLIHGLAGSADSPYIRSATAAALGRGHAVLRLNLRGAGPFIGRTRQRYHAGRTQDARRVVARLAAHHPDTVADGIVVAGYSLAGNMVLKLMGEADLPPMVRGAMAVSAPIDLMATSHRFLKRRNRPYHLWLLRQMKAETLATPVAPGTPEATWHQAVRDARTIYDFDDGYVAPSNGWRDAPEYYRVNSALPFLSHIRQPTLIIHALDDPWIAPEPYRAFDWAAHPVLIPLIVPRGGHVGFHGVRDQSGAGDSADLNGAWQDQCLMRFLQTLAL, from the coding sequence TTGCAGACCCTGCGCAACACCCTGCGCCGCCCGCACCATCCGCTGCCGCCGGGCCAGGCGCTGGTCTTCCCCATGGACGACGGCACCGGCGACAGCCTGGCCGGCGCGCTGCACCGGCCGGCGGCGGCCGTGTCCGGCCGGCCCCTGCTGCTGCTGATCCACGGCCTGGCGGGTTCGGCGGACAGCCCCTATATCCGCTCCGCCACGGCTGCGGCGTTGGGCCGGGGCCATGCGGTGCTGCGCCTGAACCTGCGCGGGGCGGGCCCCTTCATCGGCCGCACGCGCCAGCGCTATCACGCCGGACGGACGCAGGATGCCCGGCGGGTCGTGGCCCGCCTTGCGGCCCATCATCCGGACACCGTGGCGGACGGTATCGTGGTCGCGGGCTATTCCCTGGCAGGCAACATGGTGCTGAAACTGATGGGGGAGGCGGACTTGCCCCCGATGGTGCGGGGGGCCATGGCGGTATCGGCTCCCATCGACCTGATGGCGACGTCCCATCGCTTCCTGAAACGGCGCAACCGGCCCTATCATCTGTGGCTGCTGCGCCAGATGAAGGCGGAGACGCTGGCGACGCCGGTGGCACCGGGCACGCCGGAGGCGACGTGGCACCAGGCGGTGCGGGATGCCCGCACCATCTACGATTTCGACGATGGTTATGTGGCGCCGTCCAACGGCTGGCGGGACGCGCCGGAATACTACCGCGTCAACAGCGCGCTGCCCTTTCTATCCCACATCCGCCAACCCACCCTGATCATCCATGCCCTGGACGATCCCTGGATCGCGCCCGAACCCTATCGCGCCTTTGATTGGGCGGCGCATCCGGTGCTGATTCCGCTGATCGTGCCTCGCGGCGGGCACGTGGGATTCCATGGCGTTCGTGACCAATCGGGGGCCGGCGATTCGGCGGACCTTAACGGCGCGTGGCAGGACCAATGCTTGATGCGTTTTCTACAAACGCTGGCATTATGA
- a CDS encoding VOC family protein has protein sequence MLDHIGISVADFAASTAFYDHALVPLGVTRLMDVTEEMTGAGAHAGYGSDGKPYFWIGSGRRLQGGALHICFAAENRAVVDAFHKAALAAGGRDNGAPGLRPHYHPNYYGAFILDPDGHNIEAVCHAPE, from the coding sequence GTGCTGGACCATATCGGCATTTCCGTCGCGGATTTCGCGGCGTCGACCGCCTTCTACGACCACGCGCTTGTCCCCTTGGGCGTCACCCGCCTGATGGATGTGACCGAGGAAATGACGGGTGCTGGCGCCCATGCCGGGTACGGCAGCGACGGCAAACCCTATTTCTGGATCGGTAGCGGCCGGCGCTTGCAGGGCGGCGCCCTGCACATCTGCTTCGCGGCGGAGAATCGCGCCGTCGTCGATGCCTTCCACAAGGCGGCCCTGGCCGCTGGCGGGCGAGACAACGGCGCCCCGGGCCTGCGCCCGCATTACCACCCCAACTACTACGGCGCCTTCATCCTGGACCCCGACGGCCACAACATCGAAGCCGTCTGCCACGCTCCGGAATAA
- a CDS encoding flagellar motor protein MotB has protein sequence MASSGDEKAPIIIKKVNKGGEGHHGGAWKVAYADFVTAMMAFFLLLWLLSVTTAEQKLGLADYFSPATPSKQESGAGGVLGGKTITVNGAAMNNSSPTSMAVPLPSRPQAANAMESVEDAEEAAPGKPDGQGDKSAGDSDETGSKGSDGSQPGGGRLDMDKNGDGKVDEKELKAAMAQHEEQQFKEIEKEVRQAIQQVPELKDLQQNVIMQRTPEGERLNLVDQDGYSMFPSGSAKMNAQTAQLLSLVAQAVAKIPNKVSITGHTDNTPFPSGGNYGNWELSSDRANATRRALAAAGVDEGRIASVVGLSDRDPLFPDDPKSPRNRRISITVLREHPLTDGTGAQPASTPAGTKVTPGGTPVPPPPPSVSSKPDGH, from the coding sequence TTGGCCAGCTCAGGTGACGAGAAGGCACCCATCATCATCAAGAAGGTGAACAAGGGCGGCGAAGGGCACCATGGCGGCGCCTGGAAGGTGGCCTATGCCGACTTCGTCACCGCCATGATGGCCTTCTTCCTGCTGCTGTGGCTGCTGAGCGTGACCACGGCGGAACAGAAGCTGGGCCTGGCCGACTATTTCAGCCCCGCGACCCCGTCCAAGCAGGAAAGCGGTGCCGGCGGCGTGCTGGGCGGCAAGACCATCACGGTCAACGGTGCCGCCATGAACAACAGCTCCCCCACCTCCATGGCCGTGCCCCTGCCCTCCCGCCCCCAGGCCGCCAACGCCATGGAGTCGGTGGAAGACGCGGAAGAGGCGGCCCCCGGCAAACCCGATGGCCAGGGCGACAAGAGTGCGGGTGACAGCGATGAGACCGGCAGCAAGGGCAGCGACGGCAGCCAGCCCGGCGGCGGCCGGCTGGACATGGACAAGAACGGCGACGGCAAGGTCGACGAAAAGGAACTGAAGGCCGCGATGGCCCAGCATGAGGAACAGCAGTTCAAGGAGATCGAGAAGGAGGTCAGGCAGGCCATCCAGCAGGTCCCCGAACTGAAGGACCTGCAGCAGAACGTCATCATGCAGCGCACGCCGGAGGGCGAACGGCTGAACCTGGTGGACCAGGACGGCTATTCCATGTTCCCGTCGGGCAGCGCCAAGATGAACGCGCAGACGGCGCAACTGCTGTCACTGGTGGCCCAGGCCGTGGCCAAGATCCCCAACAAGGTGTCGATCACCGGCCATACCGACAACACGCCCTTCCCCTCGGGTGGCAACTACGGCAATTGGGAACTGTCGTCCGACCGCGCCAATGCCACCCGCCGCGCCCTGGCCGCCGCCGGCGTGGATGAGGGGCGCATCGCCTCCGTCGTCGGGCTGTCGGACCGCGACCCGCTGTTCCCCGACGATCCAAAATCGCCGCGCAACCGGCGCATCAGCATCACCGTGCTGCGCGAGCATCCGCTGACGGATGGCACCGGCGCGCAGCCGGCAAGCACGCCCGCCGGCACCAAGGTGACGCCCGGCGGCACCCCCGTCCCGCCGCCCCCGCCCTCGGTCAGCAGCAAGCCGGACGGGCATTGA
- a CDS encoding enoyl-CoA hydratase/isomerase family protein produces the protein MSEIVLETAPVICGLRGGIGHILLNRPKALNALNLDMIRILDPQLAAWARDPAVKAVVIRGAGDRAFCAGGDVRAVWDSGKAWQAGEGDGAVARNFFAEEYRLNRRIKRFPKPYIALLDGITMGGGVGLSVHGSHRVTTEKTLLAMPETGIGLFPDVGGGYFLPRLAGELGTYLALTGARLGAADAAYTGIGTHHVPSDRLDALVVELADADYGRGAGATVDAILARHAAFPGEAPLATHRPSIDRSFAADTVEGIVACLGDEGMGFDDAWAKETLDTLARMSPTSLKVALSQLRRGVAMEVEDVLAMEYRMTQAVLAGHDFYEGIRAQLVDKDRQPKWRPATLADVSESEVERHFQPVPTGDLTFAD, from the coding sequence ATGAGCGAGATCGTGTTGGAAACGGCCCCGGTGATTTGCGGCCTGCGCGGTGGTATCGGCCATATCCTGCTGAACCGGCCCAAGGCGCTGAACGCCCTCAACCTGGACATGATCCGCATCCTGGACCCGCAGTTGGCCGCCTGGGCCCGTGACCCCGCCGTGAAGGCCGTGGTCATCCGGGGCGCCGGCGACCGGGCCTTTTGCGCCGGCGGCGACGTGCGCGCCGTGTGGGACAGCGGTAAGGCTTGGCAGGCGGGGGAGGGGGATGGTGCCGTCGCCCGCAATTTCTTCGCCGAGGAATACCGCCTCAACCGCCGCATCAAGCGTTTCCCCAAGCCCTACATCGCCCTGCTGGACGGCATCACCATGGGCGGCGGCGTCGGCCTGTCGGTGCACGGCAGCCACCGGGTGACGACGGAGAAGACCCTGCTGGCCATGCCGGAGACGGGCATCGGGCTGTTCCCCGACGTGGGCGGCGGTTATTTCCTGCCCCGCCTGGCGGGCGAACTCGGTACCTACCTGGCCCTGACCGGCGCCCGGCTGGGGGCGGCCGATGCCGCCTATACCGGCATCGGGACCCATCATGTGCCGTCGGACCGGCTGGACGCGCTGGTGGTGGAACTGGCGGATGCCGATTACGGCCGGGGCGCGGGCGCCACGGTGGACGCCATCCTGGCGCGACACGCCGCCTTCCCCGGTGAGGCGCCGCTGGCGACCCATCGCCCGTCCATCGACCGCAGCTTCGCCGCCGACACGGTGGAGGGGATCGTCGCCTGCCTGGGCGACGAGGGCATGGGCTTCGACGACGCCTGGGCGAAGGAGACGCTGGACACCCTGGCCCGCATGTCGCCCACCAGCCTGAAGGTCGCGTTAAGCCAACTGCGCCGGGGCGTGGCGATGGAGGTGGAGGACGTGCTGGCCATGGAATACCGCATGACCCAGGCGGTCCTGGCGGGCCACGATTTTTATGAAGGGATACGCGCCCAGTTGGTGGACAAGGACCGCCAACCCAAATGGCGGCCGGCCACCCTGGCCGACGTGTCCGAGTCTGAGGTGGAGCGGCACTTCCAGCCGGTGCCGACCGGTGATTTGACCTTCGCCGATTGA
- the rpiB gene encoding ribose 5-phosphate isomerase B encodes MTAKTFAIASDHAGVELKAALKAVLEEQGVAVLDLGTDGSASVDYPNFADAVAASLAGGQAEAGILICGTGIGISIAANRHRHVRAALCHDITTARLCRQHNDANVLVLGARIVGAEVARDCTLAFLSTPYEGGRHARRVAMLG; translated from the coding sequence ATGACCGCCAAGACTTTCGCCATCGCGTCCGACCATGCCGGCGTGGAGCTGAAGGCCGCGCTGAAGGCCGTGCTGGAAGAACAGGGCGTGGCCGTGCTGGATCTGGGCACGGATGGTTCCGCCAGCGTCGATTACCCCAACTTCGCCGACGCGGTCGCGGCAAGCCTGGCCGGCGGCCAGGCCGAGGCGGGTATCCTGATCTGCGGCACCGGCATCGGCATCAGCATCGCCGCCAATCGCCATCGCCATGTCCGCGCGGCGTTGTGCCACGACATCACCACCGCCCGCCTGTGCCGCCAGCACAACGACGCCAACGTGCTGGTGCTGGGCGCCCGTATCGTCGGCGCGGAAGTGGCGCGCGATTGCACCTTGGCTTTCCTGTCCACGCCCTATGAAGGGGGACGCCACGCCCGGCGCGTTGCCATGCTGGGCTAA
- a CDS encoding MarR family winged helix-turn-helix transcriptional regulator: MKQPYYDSILLIERLHRHFLEVLKVELDRQGVQDINNVQSLILYNIGEDELTVGELTARGYYLGSNVSYNVKKMHENGYLVQERSPHDRRSVRVRLSDKGVALRDKINTLFERQVGALGEAGLSADELNKANDLMRKLERFWTSALDYTNYPASSAA; this comes from the coding sequence TTGAAGCAACCTTACTACGACAGCATCCTGTTGATCGAAAGGCTGCATCGGCACTTTCTTGAAGTGCTGAAGGTGGAGTTGGACCGCCAGGGCGTGCAGGACATCAACAATGTCCAGAGTCTGATTCTATACAATATCGGCGAAGATGAACTGACGGTTGGTGAACTAACGGCCCGTGGTTATTACCTGGGCTCGAACGTTTCCTATAACGTCAAGAAGATGCATGAGAACGGTTACTTGGTTCAGGAACGTTCGCCGCATGACCGTCGGTCCGTGCGTGTGCGCCTTTCGGACAAGGGTGTCGCCCTGCGCGACAAGATCAACACCCTGTTCGAACGGCAGGTGGGCGCGCTGGGTGAGGCCGGGCTGTCGGCGGATGAGCTGAACAAGGCCAACGACCTGATGCGCAAGCTGGAACGGTTCTGGACCTCGGCCTTGGACTACACCAACTACCCCGCCAGCTCCGCGGCCTGA
- a CDS encoding riboflavin synthase — protein sequence MFTGIITDVGQVTAVERRGDTRFTIATRFDLETVAIGASIACNGVCLTVVEKGAGTFTVDVSAETHSKTTTGTWQAGTPLNLERSLRLGDELGGHLVYGHVDGVIRVVDVQPDGDSQRWWFEAPADLARFIAPKGSVALNGVSLTVNAVDGVRFGINIIPHTQEKTTFSQLAAGGVVNLEVDMLARYVARLVETK from the coding sequence ATGTTTACTGGAATCATCACGGATGTCGGGCAGGTCACCGCTGTGGAACGGCGTGGCGATACCCGATTCACCATCGCCACCAGATTCGACCTGGAGACGGTAGCCATCGGCGCGTCCATCGCCTGCAACGGCGTCTGCCTGACGGTGGTGGAGAAGGGGGCCGGCACGTTCACGGTCGACGTCTCCGCCGAAACCCATTCCAAGACGACCACCGGCACCTGGCAGGCCGGCACGCCGCTGAACCTGGAGCGTTCGTTGCGCCTGGGTGATGAGTTGGGCGGGCACTTGGTCTATGGCCATGTCGACGGCGTCATCCGCGTCGTCGATGTCCAGCCCGATGGCGACAGCCAGCGCTGGTGGTTCGAGGCGCCGGCCGACCTGGCCCGCTTCATAGCACCCAAGGGCTCGGTCGCACTGAACGGCGTGTCCCTGACCGTGAACGCGGTCGACGGGGTTCGGTTCGGTATCAACATCATCCCACACACCCAGGAAAAGACGACGTTTTCCCAGCTTGCCGCCGGCGGCGTCGTGAACCTGGAAGTGGACATGCTGGCGCGCTACGTCGCCCGTCTGGTGGAAACGAAATGA
- the nrdR gene encoding transcriptional regulator NrdR produces the protein MRCPFCGNDDTQVKDSRPTEDNSAIRRRRFCPSCGARFTTFERVQLRELTVVKATGQREPFDREKVLRSMRVALRKRPVDADRIDRVVNSIVRQLESSGETEIPSKQIGSMVMDTLAQLDQIAYIRYASVYKDFREVADFNEFVGHLKTDPDAEQA, from the coding sequence ATGCGCTGCCCGTTTTGTGGTAACGACGACACCCAGGTGAAGGACTCGCGTCCCACCGAGGATAATTCCGCGATCCGCCGCCGTCGCTTCTGCCCCTCCTGCGGCGCGCGTTTCACGACGTTCGAGCGCGTGCAACTGCGCGAGCTGACCGTCGTGAAGGCGACCGGCCAGCGCGAACCCTTCGACCGCGAGAAGGTCTTGCGGTCGATGCGGGTGGCGCTGCGCAAGCGGCCGGTGGATGCCGACCGCATCGACCGGGTGGTGAACTCCATCGTCCGACAACTGGAATCCTCCGGCGAGACGGAAATCCCGTCGAAGCAGATCGGCAGCATGGTGATGGACACGCTGGCCCAGTTGGACCAGATCGCCTACATCCGCTATGCCTCGGTCTACAAGGACTTCCGCGAAGTGGCCGATTTCAATGAGTTCGTCGGTCATCTTAAGACGGACCCGGACGCCGAACAGGCCTGA
- the hemB gene encoding porphobilinogen synthase produces the protein MVDHATLPRRFGGDPRQRPRRNRVDSWTRRLVAENRLSVDDLIWPVFVVDGENVREPVASMPGVERLSIDLLVPAVAEARDLGIPCIAPFPCVAPELKDPMGSEATNPDNLMCRALRAIKREVPDIGTLGDVALDPYTSHGHDGIVTDGRILNDETVAVLVQQSLVQAAAGCDIIAPSDMMDGRVGAIRDALDESGHELTRICAYAAKYASAFYGPFRDAVKTGGLLKGDKRTYQMDSANTNEALREVQLDLEEGADMVMVKPGLPYLDIVHRVKAEFGVPTFAYQVSGEFAMMKAAAQNGWMDYEKSLLETLLAFRRAGADAILTYGAIDAARLLRAGH, from the coding sequence ATGGTCGATCATGCCACCCTGCCCCGCCGTTTCGGCGGCGATCCCCGCCAGCGTCCGCGCCGCAACCGCGTCGATTCCTGGACACGTCGCCTGGTGGCGGAAAACCGGTTGTCGGTCGATGATCTGATCTGGCCGGTGTTCGTGGTGGATGGCGAGAACGTGCGCGAGCCCGTGGCCTCCATGCCCGGGGTGGAACGGCTCAGCATCGACCTGCTGGTGCCGGCGGTGGCGGAGGCGCGCGACCTGGGCATTCCCTGCATCGCCCCCTTCCCCTGCGTGGCACCCGAGCTTAAGGACCCAATGGGCAGCGAAGCCACCAACCCCGACAACCTGATGTGCCGCGCGCTGCGCGCCATCAAGCGTGAGGTGCCGGACATCGGCACCCTGGGTGACGTGGCGCTGGACCCCTACACCAGCCACGGCCATGACGGCATCGTCACTGATGGCCGCATCCTGAACGATGAGACGGTGGCCGTGCTGGTGCAGCAGTCGCTGGTGCAGGCGGCGGCCGGCTGCGACATCATCGCCCCCTCCGACATGATGGACGGCCGCGTTGGCGCCATCCGCGACGCGTTGGACGAGAGCGGGCATGAGCTGACCCGCATCTGCGCCTATGCCGCCAAGTACGCTTCCGCCTTCTACGGTCCCTTCCGCGACGCGGTGAAGACCGGCGGCCTGCTGAAGGGCGACAAGCGCACCTACCAGATGGATTCGGCCAACACCAACGAGGCCCTGCGCGAGGTGCAACTGGACCTGGAGGAAGGTGCCGACATGGTGATGGTGAAGCCCGGCCTGCCCTATCTCGACATCGTGCACCGGGTGAAGGCGGAATTCGGCGTGCCCACCTTCGCCTATCAGGTCAGCGGTGAGTTCGCGATGATGAAGGCCGCTGCCCAGAACGGGTGGATGGATTATGAGAAGTCGCTGCTGGAAACCCTGCTGGCTTTCCGCCGCGCCGGCGCCGACGCCATCCTGACCTATGGCGCCATCGACGCCGCCCGCCTGCTGCGCGCGGGCCATTGA
- a CDS encoding alpha/beta hydrolase, giving the protein MTEHTLRGLSALGFHRVAYTQWLPVHVPFSRTIVCCHGLTRNGRDFDVLAAHLADALGARVVCPDVVGRGKSGRLANPDLYGYPQYLADMAALVARLDVETVDWVGTSMGGLIGMIMAAQADTPISRLVLNDVGPLVPKAALERIATYVGNSPAFQSVEEVKRYLSLVHAPFGPLSDAQWQHMADHGHWTQPDGTLTLAYDPGIARAFQTQPLTDVDLWPVWDLIRVPALVIHGLQSDLLTAEIAQAMTERGPKAQLFQVADAGHAPALMDTAQLVAVTKFLR; this is encoded by the coding sequence ATGACCGAACACACCCTTCGGGGGCTCTCCGCCCTGGGTTTCCACCGCGTGGCCTACACGCAGTGGCTTCCCGTCCACGTTCCCTTTTCCCGGACCATCGTCTGCTGCCACGGCCTGACGCGCAACGGCCGCGACTTCGACGTGCTGGCGGCCCACCTGGCCGACGCGCTGGGCGCACGCGTGGTCTGCCCCGATGTGGTGGGACGGGGGAAAAGCGGCCGGCTGGCCAACCCGGATCTCTATGGCTATCCCCAGTACCTGGCCGACATGGCGGCGCTGGTGGCTCGCCTGGACGTGGAAACGGTCGATTGGGTCGGCACCTCCATGGGCGGGCTGATCGGCATGATCATGGCCGCCCAGGCCGACACGCCCATCAGCCGCCTGGTGCTGAACGACGTGGGGCCCCTGGTGCCCAAGGCGGCGCTGGAACGCATCGCCACCTACGTCGGCAACAGCCCGGCCTTCCAGTCGGTGGAAGAGGTGAAGCGCTACCTCAGCCTGGTCCACGCCCCCTTCGGGCCGTTGAGCGACGCGCAGTGGCAGCACATGGCCGACCATGGCCACTGGACACAGCCGGACGGCACCCTGACCCTGGCCTATGACCCCGGCATCGCCCGCGCCTTCCAGACCCAGCCCCTGACGGATGTGGATCTGTGGCCGGTGTGGGACCTGATCCGCGTGCCGGCCCTGGTCATCCACGGCCTGCAGTCGGATTTGCTGACGGCGGAGATCGCGCAGGCCATGACGGAACGCGGGCCCAAGGCGCAGCTGTTCCAGGTGGCCGACGCCGGCCATGCCCCCGCCCTGATGGATACGGCGCAACTGGTCGCCGTGACCAAATTCCTGCGCTGA
- a CDS encoding MucR family transcriptional regulator, whose translation MIEQQDGDLRTSQLLRMTSEIVSAYVGKNALPAQQIPEIISTVYNSLSGLDTPQVEVQAEPQRPAVPVRKSVTPEYIVCLEDGKKLKMLKRHLRSTYNMTPDEYRAKWGLPPDYPMVAPNYAAQRSEFAKKIGLGKAPSDQPRRRAS comes from the coding sequence ATGATTGAGCAGCAAGACGGCGATCTGCGCACGTCTCAACTTCTCCGTATGACGTCGGAAATCGTTTCTGCCTATGTTGGCAAAAATGCACTACCGGCCCAGCAGATCCCCGAGATCATCAGCACGGTTTACAATTCCCTGTCCGGGCTGGATACGCCTCAGGTCGAGGTTCAGGCCGAACCGCAGCGTCCTGCTGTTCCGGTCCGCAAGTCGGTGACGCCCGAATACATCGTCTGCCTTGAAGACGGCAAGAAGCTGAAGATGCTGAAGCGCCACCTGCGCTCGACCTACAACATGACGCCGGACGAATACCGCGCCAAGTGGGGTCTGCCGCCGGACTATCCCATGGTCGCGCCGAACTACGCCGCCCAGCGTTCGGAGTTCGCCAAGAAGATCGGCCTGGGCAAGGCCCCGTCGGATCAGCCGCGCCGTCGCGCGTCCTGA
- a CDS encoding serine hydroxymethyltransferase has product MAFTQTAGFFSDTLAAADPDLARVLADELHRQQDQIELIASENIVSRAVLEAQGSVLTNKYAEGYPSKRYYGGCEYVDVAEQLAIDRAKELFGCAYANVQPHSGAQANQAVFMALLKPGDTFMGMDLTHGGHLTHGSAANQSGKWFNVVSYGVRPEDHRIDYDAMEAKAREHKPKLIIAGASAYPREIDFARFRRIADEIGAYLMVDMAHYAGLVAAGVYPSPIPHAHIVTTTTHKTLRGPRGGMILSNDLDLGKKINSAVFPGLQGGPLMHVIAAKAVAFGEALKPEFKDYARQVTANAQVLADVLIKGGLDIVSGGTDSHIVLVDLRPKKLTGRDAELSLEHAGMTCNKNGVPFDPEKPMVTSGVRLGTPAATTRGFGTEEFRQVGEMIIEVLDALAKSNGDNSAAETRVREKVQALCRRFPIY; this is encoded by the coding sequence ATGGCTTTTACTCAGACCGCCGGTTTCTTCAGCGACACGCTTGCGGCGGCCGATCCTGATCTCGCCCGCGTCCTGGCTGACGAACTGCACCGCCAGCAGGACCAGATCGAACTGATCGCATCGGAGAACATCGTTTCCCGCGCGGTGCTGGAGGCCCAGGGTTCGGTCCTGACCAACAAGTATGCCGAGGGTTATCCCTCCAAGCGCTACTACGGCGGTTGCGAGTATGTGGACGTGGCCGAGCAGTTGGCCATCGACCGCGCCAAGGAACTGTTCGGCTGCGCTTACGCCAACGTCCAGCCGCATTCCGGCGCCCAGGCCAACCAGGCCGTGTTCATGGCGCTGCTGAAGCCCGGCGACACCTTTATGGGCATGGACCTGACCCACGGCGGCCATCTGACCCACGGTTCCGCCGCCAACCAGTCCGGCAAGTGGTTCAACGTCGTCAGCTACGGCGTGCGCCCGGAAGACCACCGCATCGACTACGACGCGATGGAGGCCAAGGCCCGTGAGCACAAGCCCAAGCTGATCATCGCCGGCGCCTCCGCCTATCCGCGTGAGATCGACTTCGCCCGCTTCCGCCGCATCGCGGATGAGATCGGCGCCTACCTGATGGTGGACATGGCCCACTATGCGGGCCTGGTCGCCGCCGGCGTCTATCCCAGCCCCATCCCGCACGCCCACATCGTCACCACCACCACGCACAAGACGCTGCGCGGGCCCCGTGGCGGCATGATCCTGTCCAACGACCTGGATCTAGGCAAGAAGATCAATTCCGCCGTGTTCCCAGGATTGCAGGGCGGCCCGCTGATGCACGTCATCGCCGCCAAGGCCGTGGCCTTCGGCGAGGCGCTGAAGCCTGAGTTCAAGGATTACGCCCGGCAGGTGACGGCCAACGCCCAGGTGCTGGCCGACGTGCTGATCAAGGGCGGCCTGGACATCGTGTCCGGCGGCACCGACAGCCACATCGTGCTGGTCGATCTGCGGCCCAAGAAGCTGACCGGCCGTGATGCCGAGCTGAGCCTTGAGCACGCCGGCATGACCTGCAACAAGAACGGCGTCCCGTTCGATCCGGAAAAGCCGATGGTAACCTCGGGCGTCCGCCTGGGCACGCCGGCCGCCACCACGCGTGGCTTTGGCACCGAGGAATTCCGCCAGGTCGGCGAAATGATCATCGAGGTGCTGGACGCCCTGGCCAAGTCCAACGGCGACAACTCGGCCGCCGAGACGCGGGTGCGGGAAAAGGTTCAGGCGCTCTGCCGCCGTTTCCCGATCTACTAA
- the ribD gene encoding bifunctional diaminohydroxyphosphoribosylaminopyrimidine deaminase/5-amino-6-(5-phosphoribosylamino)uracil reductase RibD: MSDTIHTHAASNPADDVAHMRAALALAARGLGRCWPNPAVGCVLVKDGHVVGRGWTQPGGRPHAEVVALAQAGNAAEGATAYVTLEPCSHFGKTPPCADALVAAAVARVVVAIGDPDPRVAGRGLDRLRAAGIEVSLGLLEEEAYLVTEGFLRRVTEGRPLVTLKLATTLDGRIATRSGESQWITGPIARSWGHRLRATHDAIMVGIGTALADDPELTCRLPGLEDRSPVRIVVDTRLRLPLTSRLVRSARQTPVWVATLSGGDAARRRAFQECGVEVIDIDADADGLMPLPAVLAALGARGLTRVLVEGGAQLAASLFKADLVDRLEWYRAAKVIGGDGTAAAVGFGLERLDGAPRFTCVDVRPAGDDKAESYRRTA; the protein is encoded by the coding sequence ATGTCTGACACCATCCATACCCACGCCGCTTCGAACCCGGCCGACGACGTCGCGCACATGCGCGCCGCCTTGGCCCTGGCCGCGCGTGGCCTGGGCCGCTGCTGGCCCAACCCGGCGGTGGGCTGCGTGCTGGTGAAGGATGGCCATGTGGTGGGGCGGGGCTGGACCCAGCCCGGCGGCCGCCCGCATGCCGAGGTGGTGGCCCTGGCCCAGGCCGGAAACGCGGCGGAGGGGGCGACGGCTTATGTCACCCTGGAACCCTGCAGCCATTTCGGCAAGACGCCGCCCTGCGCCGATGCGCTGGTCGCCGCCGCCGTTGCCCGTGTGGTCGTGGCCATCGGCGACCCCGATCCCCGTGTCGCTGGCCGGGGGCTGGACCGCCTGCGCGCCGCCGGAATCGAGGTGTCGCTAGGCCTGCTGGAGGAAGAGGCCTACCTGGTGACGGAGGGTTTCCTGCGCCGCGTTACCGAGGGGCGGCCCCTGGTGACCTTGAAGCTGGCCACCACCCTGGATGGCCGCATCGCCACCCGCAGCGGCGAGAGCCAATGGATCACCGGGCCGATTGCCCGGTCCTGGGGCCATCGCCTGCGCGCCACCCATGACGCCATCATGGTGGGCATCGGCACGGCCCTGGCCGACGATCCGGAACTGACCTGCCGCCTGCCGGGGCTGGAGGATCGCTCGCCCGTGCGCATCGTGGTCGACACCCGCCTGCGCCTGCCCCTGACCAGCCGGCTGGTGCGCAGCGCCCGGCAGACGCCCGTGTGGGTCGCGACCTTGAGCGGGGGCGACGCCGCCCGCCGGCGCGCCTTCCAGGAATGCGGGGTGGAGGTGATCGACATTGATGCCGACGCGGACGGCCTGATGCCGCTGCCGGCCGTGCTGGCGGCCCTGGGCGCCCGTGGCCTGACGCGTGTGCTGGTGGAGGGCGGGGCGCAACTGGCGGCCTCCCTCTTCAAGGCGGACTTGGTGGATCGGCTGGAATGGTACCGGGCGGCCAAGGTCATCGGTGGCGACGGCACGGCGGCGGCGGTGGGCTTCGGCCTGGAACGGCTGGATGGCGCCCCGCGCTTCACCTGCGTGGACGTGCGTCCGGCGGGCGATGACAAGGCGGAAAGCTATCGCCGCACCGCCTGA